In a genomic window of Chroicocephalus ridibundus chromosome 14, bChrRid1.1, whole genome shotgun sequence:
- the CRLF3 gene encoding cytokine receptor-like factor 3, producing the protein MEAEAEARLLLQEAQESIEAARSYRRELEQRLRGLQQAREQIRESATLTRDVLEQHFNDLKGTLKKLLDERLMSLLQEVDAIEQESIKPLDECQKLIEHGVSTADDLLRDGESAVRGDVGQRNEKLCSFTKKALHIQLDSLPEVPSLVDVPCLSAQLDDCLLTILKNQIFSHGTVASRPPVQLEEFVEKPGGILVRWCKVDDDFIPQDYRLQYRKSTASHFEDVYVGSETEFIVLHIDPNVDYQFRVCARGDGRQEWSPWSVPQFGCTTLVPHEWTTGLEGYSLSSRRNIALRNDSQSCGVLYSKAPTYFCGQTLTFRIETVGQPDRRDSLGVCVEQQNGYDSLQRDKAVCISTNGAVFVNGKEMTNQLPAVTSGSTVTFDMEVVQLGPCSNEGGNFKLRVTISSNNREVVFDWVLDRCCGSLYFGCSFSYPGWKVLVF; encoded by the exons ATGGAGGCCGAGGCCGAGGCGCGGCTCCTCTTGCAGGAGGCTCAGGAGAGCATCGAGGCGGCGCGGAGCTACCGGCGGGAGCTGGAGCAGCGGCTGcgggggctgcagcaggcgcGGGAGCAG ATCAGAGAAAGTGCAACATTGACCAGAGATGTGCTTGAGCAACATTTTAATGATTTGAAAGGGACCCTGAAGAAGCTGTTGGATGAGCGACTGATGTCACTGCTGCAGGAAGTGGATGCCATAGAGCAAGAGAGCATCAAACCCTTGGATGAATGCCAGAAGCTAATAGAGCACGGAGTCAGTACAGCCGATGATCTGCTCCGGGACG GAGAGAGTGCAGTCCGTGGAGATGTGGGACAACGGAACGAGAAACTGTGCAGCTTTACAAAAAAAGCTTTACACATTCAGCTGGATAG CTTACCAGAAGTGCCCTCCTTGGTTGACGTGCCTTGTTTATCTGCCCAGTTGGATGACTGCCTTCTTACTATattgaaaaatcaaatattcagCCATGGAACTGTGGCATCTCGCCCACCTGTACAGCTAGAGGAGTTCGTTGAAAAGCCTGGAGGTATTTTAGTCCGATGGTGTAAG GTGGATGATGACTTCATACCACAGGATTACAGACTACAATATCGTAAGAGTACTGCTAGTCACTTTGAAGATGTGTATGTCGGCTCTGAGACAGAGTTCATTGTGCTGCACATTGATCCTAACGTTGATTACCAGTTCAGAGTCTGTGCCCGAGGAGATGGACGGCAAGAATGGAGTCCATGGAGTGTTCCTCAGTTTGGCTGTACCACGCTCGTTCCCCATG aatgGACAACGGGTTTGGAGGGTTACAGCTTGAGCAGTCGAAGAAACATAGCACTTCGAAATGATTCTCAGTCATGCGGTGTGCTCTACTCCAAAGCTCCTACATATTTCTGTGGGCAAACATTAACATTCAG GATTGAAACCGTGGGACAGCCAGACAGGCGAGACAGCCTCGGAGTGTGTGTGGAGCAGCAGAACGGCTATGATTCTTTGCAGCGGGATAAAGCTGTGTGCATTAGCACAAACG GGGCAGTATTTGTAAATGGAAAAGAGATGACAAACCAACTGCCTGCTGTAACTTCTGGCTCGACTGTGACGTTTGACATGGAAGTTGTGCAGTTGGGCCCTTGCAGCAACGAGGGAGGAAACTTCAAGCTTCGAGTCACCATTAGCTCTAACAACAGGGAAGTCGTCTTTGACTGGGTACTTGATCGGTGCTGTGGCTCTTTGTATTTTGGATGTTCATTTTCATACCCAGGCTGGAAAGTTTTGGTGTTTTAG